From a single Acidobacteriota bacterium genomic region:
- a CDS encoding M36 family metallopeptidase, translated as MMNHSLRLSAIAVAMGAALSLPSAAPAGGNGHENKRPAADMDIRDANGARAHKLAPGAGEAAMTAGQGKALGALRKQAADLEVAWSALTGAPNRIHSMTKTLTGPSGSAPADVAAEFLGKNLSLFRLSPADVSENRFSRDFVTRSTGVTHLTIQQRAHGLDVFGAMLNVNVDAEGRIVNVAGELLPDVHASANTKNPKITADEAANLAADASSVTKPGNIPAGTLVFFPMEIGRARLAWDLTVDDAETNDSYRTIVDATDGTVLWRHNLTSYNHLPTHGQVYTGDSPNPDFPVGSSTGIVARVDAPFTGDGFYPHADPHEDWWNGGPDPGRTTTTSNNVFAQDDRDGDNTGGFRPTAGAGESFTYAIDLTMDPKTYTSAALANLFYWNNRLHDLYYQLGFDEASGNFQVNNFGLGGAGNDPVLADAQDNRDANTPSLCNANFNTPADGTSPRMQMFQCNKTSPERDGDLDNHVIAHEFTHGVHSRLVPTLTGFQEVGEGWADFMGLTFLVDPTDGVDAQYVVGEWLFGFGIRRQAYTTDQTVFTRTYANLTDGATCAVKVCSNNSSMTCTKNSDCGGGNTCNATGCQFDFQCQPPATAINQGLCSPEVHNTGELWAETLWIARANLVKKYGWATGNRTIQQDVIDGMKMSAPMPDFLDDRDAILLADVTDNGGVNVCLLWDAFARMGLGVSAVTLGPNDINPIQAFDLPSACTPNVRVNASLDFGNVCIGGSAALPIEVFNTGTGDLIVNSVSQTSGSSSITVDPNPATPLDISADAHVDFTARCAPASSGTKTAKITVKTNDVDQPSIDLTATCNSLAPVADTLIADSGNFGDVCIGSFKDLALTVNNSGGCPLTISGLSSSSADFLVAGAQTLPITVAPGASVQIFIRFQPATFGAKTGTITLATSDPVNSIRTVNVSGRAPSGTMTVTGSTDFGDVCAGAQAEKTLSVCNTGSCDLHVTSVAFSPACADFTLVNNPFPATVSHDFCLGVVIRFTPTSAGPKSCTLVIMGDDPVTPVKSLTVTANTPVASIDVPPDLGFPATVIQSVGACKTPEPFPVSNKGQCNLNITNFAITNDPAEYSLAAVPSFPIILQPGHVAGDGALQDVFGPVTLDRARTGNVTVTYESDPITHATQSVTRAMCGEAVRTGARVLVRAGGVPLAVVTKIQLQRINANRNKNLLDTNDVVFNAALQTVVPGAPCAPFQFHREYGTVSNPIQLLPGSYQVTVSANVNGKKVSKTVGFSVDTCGFNQNIIVDF; from the coding sequence ATGATGAACCACTCTCTTCGACTGTCCGCGATCGCCGTCGCGATGGGAGCCGCCCTCTCGCTCCCGTCGGCGGCCCCCGCGGGAGGCAACGGCCACGAGAACAAGAGGCCGGCCGCAGACATGGACATCCGCGACGCGAACGGCGCGCGCGCCCACAAGCTCGCCCCCGGCGCGGGCGAGGCCGCGATGACGGCAGGCCAGGGGAAGGCCCTCGGCGCCCTCCGCAAGCAGGCCGCGGATCTCGAGGTCGCCTGGAGCGCCCTCACGGGCGCCCCCAACCGGATCCACAGCATGACGAAGACCCTCACCGGCCCGAGCGGCTCGGCCCCCGCCGACGTCGCGGCGGAATTCCTCGGGAAGAACCTCTCCCTCTTCAGGCTCTCCCCGGCCGACGTCAGCGAGAACCGCTTCTCGCGCGACTTCGTCACCCGGAGCACCGGCGTCACGCACCTGACGATCCAGCAGCGCGCGCACGGGCTCGACGTCTTCGGCGCGATGCTGAACGTCAACGTCGACGCCGAGGGGCGCATCGTGAACGTCGCGGGCGAGCTCCTCCCCGACGTCCACGCGAGCGCCAACACGAAGAATCCGAAGATCACGGCCGACGAGGCGGCGAACCTCGCCGCGGACGCGTCGAGCGTGACGAAGCCCGGCAACATCCCCGCGGGCACGCTCGTCTTCTTCCCGATGGAAATCGGGAGGGCGCGCCTCGCGTGGGATCTCACGGTCGACGACGCCGAGACGAACGACTCCTACCGGACGATCGTGGACGCGACGGACGGGACGGTGCTGTGGCGCCACAACCTGACGTCGTACAACCACCTCCCGACGCACGGTCAGGTCTACACCGGCGACAGCCCCAACCCCGACTTCCCGGTCGGATCCTCCACGGGTATCGTCGCCCGCGTGGACGCCCCCTTCACCGGGGACGGCTTCTACCCGCACGCCGATCCTCACGAGGACTGGTGGAACGGCGGCCCCGACCCCGGCCGCACGACGACGACCAGCAACAACGTCTTCGCGCAGGACGACCGCGACGGCGACAACACCGGCGGATTCCGTCCCACGGCGGGGGCCGGTGAGAGCTTCACCTACGCCATCGACCTGACGATGGACCCGAAGACGTACACGTCGGCCGCCCTCGCGAACCTCTTCTACTGGAACAACCGGCTGCACGACCTCTACTACCAGCTCGGCTTCGACGAGGCCTCCGGGAACTTCCAGGTGAACAACTTCGGCCTCGGCGGCGCCGGGAACGATCCGGTCCTCGCCGACGCGCAGGACAACCGCGACGCGAACACGCCGTCGCTGTGCAACGCCAACTTCAACACGCCGGCCGACGGCACGTCGCCGCGGATGCAGATGTTCCAGTGCAACAAGACGAGCCCGGAGCGGGACGGCGATCTCGACAACCACGTGATCGCGCACGAGTTCACGCACGGCGTGCACTCGCGCCTCGTGCCGACGCTGACCGGCTTCCAGGAGGTCGGTGAGGGTTGGGCCGACTTCATGGGGCTGACGTTCCTCGTCGATCCGACCGACGGGGTCGACGCCCAGTACGTCGTCGGCGAGTGGCTCTTCGGCTTCGGCATCCGCCGCCAGGCCTACACGACCGATCAGACGGTCTTCACGCGCACGTACGCGAACCTCACCGACGGGGCGACCTGCGCCGTCAAGGTGTGCAGCAACAACTCGAGCATGACCTGCACCAAGAACTCCGACTGCGGCGGCGGGAACACGTGCAACGCCACCGGCTGCCAGTTCGACTTCCAGTGCCAGCCGCCGGCCACCGCGATCAACCAGGGGCTCTGCTCCCCCGAGGTGCACAACACCGGAGAGCTCTGGGCCGAAACGCTCTGGATCGCGCGCGCCAACCTCGTCAAGAAGTACGGCTGGGCGACGGGCAACAGGACGATCCAGCAGGACGTCATCGACGGGATGAAGATGTCGGCGCCGATGCCCGACTTCCTCGACGATCGGGACGCCATCCTGCTGGCCGACGTCACCGACAACGGCGGCGTCAACGTCTGCCTCCTCTGGGACGCCTTCGCCCGGATGGGCCTCGGCGTGTCGGCCGTCACGCTCGGGCCGAACGACATCAACCCGATCCAGGCGTTCGACCTGCCGTCCGCCTGCACGCCGAACGTCCGCGTGAACGCCTCGCTCGACTTCGGCAACGTCTGCATCGGCGGTTCGGCCGCCCTGCCGATCGAGGTCTTCAACACGGGCACCGGCGATCTCATCGTGAACAGCGTCTCCCAGACCTCGGGGAGCAGCTCCATCACGGTCGATCCGAACCCGGCGACGCCACTCGACATCAGCGCCGACGCGCACGTGGACTTCACGGCCCGCTGCGCCCCGGCCTCCTCCGGGACGAAGACGGCCAAGATCACCGTCAAGACCAACGACGTCGATCAGCCGTCCATCGATCTCACCGCCACATGCAACTCGCTCGCCCCGGTGGCCGACACGCTCATCGCCGACTCCGGGAACTTCGGAGACGTCTGCATCGGATCGTTCAAGGATCTGGCGTTGACGGTCAACAACAGCGGCGGCTGCCCGCTCACGATCAGCGGGCTCAGCTCCTCCTCGGCGGACTTCCTCGTCGCGGGGGCGCAGACGCTGCCGATCACCGTGGCGCCGGGCGCGTCGGTGCAGATCTTCATCCGCTTCCAGCCGGCGACCTTCGGCGCGAAGACGGGGACGATCACCCTCGCCACCTCCGATCCGGTGAACTCCATCCGGACCGTCAACGTCTCGGGCCGCGCTCCCTCCGGCACGATGACGGTCACCGGCTCCACCGACTTCGGCGACGTCTGCGCGGGCGCGCAGGCCGAGAAGACGCTGTCGGTCTGCAACACCGGGTCGTGCGATCTCCACGTCACCAGCGTGGCCTTCTCACCGGCGTGCGCCGACTTCACGCTGGTCAACAACCCGTTCCCGGCGACGGTCAGCCACGACTTCTGTCTCGGCGTCGTCATCCGCTTCACGCCGACGTCCGCGGGGCCGAAGAGCTGCACCCTGGTGATCATGGGCGACGATCCGGTCACGCCGGTGAAGTCTCTCACCGTGACAGCGAACACCCCCGTCGCCTCGATCGACGTGCCGCCGGATCTCGGATTCCCGGCGACGGTCATCCAGTCGGTGGGCGCGTGCAAGACCCCCGAGCCCTTCCCCGTCTCGAACAAGGGGCAGTGCAACCTGAACATCACGAACTTCGCGATCACGAACGATCCGGCGGAGTACTCCCTCGCCGCGGTGCCGTCGTTCCCGATCATCCTGCAGCCGGGGCACGTGGCCGGCGACGGGGCGCTTCAGGACGTCTTCGGGCCCGTCACGCTCGACAGGGCGCGGACCGGAAACGTGACGGTGACGTACGAGTCCGATCCGATCACGCACGCCACGCAGAGCGTCACGCGCGCGATGTGCGGCGAGGCGGTGAGGACGGGCGCGAGGGTCCTCGTCCGGGCCGGTGGCGTGCCGCTGGCGGTGGTCACCAAGATCCAGCTCCAGCGGATCAACGCCAATCGGAACAAGAACCTGCTCGACACGAACGACGTCGTGTTCAACGCGGCGCTTCAGACGGTCGTGCCGGGCGCGCCCTGCGCGCCGTTCCAGTTCCACCGCGAGTACGGGACGGTGTCGAACCCGATCCAGCTCCTGCCGGGCTCCTACCAGGTGACCGTCAGCGCGAACGTCAACGGCAAGAAGGTATCGAAGACCGTCGGGTTCTCCGTGGACACCTGCGGCTTCAACCAGAACATCATCGTCGACTTCTAG